The proteins below come from a single Blattabacterium cuenoti genomic window:
- the lgt gene encoding prolipoprotein diacylglyceryl transferase, protein MYINVLEYINWNPIHRFHIWKGFFIHIYSLMFIISFLLGWWIMQYIYQNDNINKKYLDPLFRYTFFGTIIGSRLGQIFFYDFLYFSNHWIESVLPIRKNNGNYFLGIIKNYEYVGYRGLSSHGAAIGIIIAVFFYKKKFLKKKPFIWLCDRLVIVAAISSMFIRIGNFFNSEIIGIPTKLPWAVKFIQMEDKRYNLMIPRHPTQIYESIVYLILFVILWFFYYIFCKKKILKNGFLSGLFLIITWGSRFLIEFIKEPQENEFIHFYILNTGQCLSIPFIILGFYIIFITKNQSLKSKIFIINKFYF, encoded by the coding sequence ATGTATATTAATGTATTAGAATATATTAATTGGAATCCTATTCATAGATTTCATATATGGAAAGGTTTTTTTATTCATATTTATAGTTTAATGTTTATTATTTCCTTTTTATTAGGATGGTGGATCATGCAATATATATATCAAAACGATAATATTAATAAAAAATATTTGGATCCATTATTTAGATATACTTTTTTTGGAACTATTATAGGATCAAGATTAGGACAAATTTTTTTTTATGATTTTTTATATTTCTCAAATCATTGGATAGAGTCCGTATTACCTATTAGAAAAAATAACGGTAATTATTTTTTGGGAATTATAAAAAATTATGAATATGTGGGATATAGAGGTTTATCTAGTCATGGAGCAGCTATAGGAATAATTATAGCTGTTTTTTTTTATAAAAAAAAATTTTTAAAAAAAAAACCTTTTATTTGGTTATGTGATCGATTAGTCATTGTTGCAGCAATTTCTTCTATGTTTATTCGAATAGGAAATTTTTTTAATTCCGAAATAATTGGAATTCCAACTAAATTACCATGGGCTGTAAAATTTATTCAAATGGAAGATAAAAGATATAATCTAATGATTCCTAGGCATCCTACTCAAATATATGAATCTATAGTCTATTTAATATTATTTGTAATACTTTGGTTTTTTTATTATATTTTTTGTAAAAAAAAAATTTTAAAAAATGGTTTTTTATCTGGATTATTTTTGATAATAACTTGGGGATCAAGATTTTTGATTGAATTTATAAAAGAACCTCAAGAAAATGAATTTATTCATTTTTATATTTTGAATACTGGACAATGTTTGAGTATTCCATTTA
- the yidD gene encoding membrane protein insertion efficiency factor YidD → MNVFKFFVIILIRIYQLFISPWIGNYCRYIPTCSEYMILSIKKMNFLKSIFMICKRLIRCNPWGGSGYDPPD, encoded by the coding sequence ATGAATGTTTTCAAATTTTTTGTAATCATTCTTATTAGAATATATCAATTATTTATATCTCCTTGGATTGGAAATTATTGTAGATATATTCCAACATGTTCAGAATATATGATTTTATCCATAAAAAAAATGAATTTTTTAAAGTCAATTTTTATGATATGCAAAAGATTAATTAGATGCAATCCATGGGGGGGTAGTGGATATGATCCTCCTGATTAA